The genomic stretch GACTACGTCAGACTTtgtacttccgctaaatttcattacgcttctgtactTTAAGCACTTCTGTCTATGAAACGTAGCAAATTAGCAGAGGATGGTACCAGGTTAACGAGACTATTCTGAAGTAGGATGTATGCAGTGTGAAAGAAGCTGTGTTAATGCTTagcaacagccaatcagaaactGCGTACCTCATATCACGAGAGCTGCACAGTCAACGAAACTCCACGTCCTTTGTCGATTCAGCATGTGAAGGATTcggaaaaattaaatattgtcATATAGTGACTAAAAAAAGCCTCAAAAGGAGTTAAAACGTGACGGGAGTTTTAAAACAGCCAATGAGGATTTTCGTGTTTACATTTTTCTCAGATATGAGCGGATTTTTCTAAGCGGACTCGCGCTGTATAAATGAGGTCAGTTTGACGTCACTTTACTCATCCAATCACCGCCAATATGTAAATAAGAGCGCTGAACGTGTATTGAAATATTACATTATGGATAATATAAAGGTTATAAAGTATGAGCAGAAACGTGAAACAGATAAGGCAggattttacttttatttcagatGTCTAAAGCCCTATTACTATATAATTGTATTCAACCTAACGACAAACAATCTTAGAAAAAGACCTAAGatcatatcaaaataaaagtcacacACTGACAAAATCTAAAAGCAAGTAGACGTTCTACAAAAACTCTACACAGCAAGTGACACATGTTCCTCTATGCTGTTATCCAAAAGTTCACTCTTCGCCCTCTCTGGACTATCTAAATCCAGCTGTTCTCTTGGGTTGTTGGATGTTCTTACTTTTTTACTGGGACATAATTTCCTCAGCTGGTTCTGATAGCTCACTGTGTCCTTTTGAAACTTCGGATCCACTTTAGGAGGATCCAGACTGCTGTTCTCACTCCTTGGATGTTCAACAGATGTCTCGGTGCATCCTGGGTTCTGACCAGCAACTTCTGTACTGTTATCCACTGTGCCCCAACTGCTGTTCCCCGAGTTTAAATTAGCTTTCTTCATACTGGGGTTATTGCTCAACAAAGTGGACTGATCTGAGATCAGCCTGATTGTTTGACCTCTACCTCGACCACCATCAAGTTCTTCACTGGCACCATCAGGATACTGGTTGTCAGAGGTGTCCACAACCTCTGGGCTGTCTAAATCTACCTCTCTCTTGTAAGTGTGCTGCTGGTGTTTGTCAGTTTCATGTGGTTGGCCAGATTGGTGTTTGAGGTTCATTCGACCCAAAGCCAAGCTCTGAATTTTGGGATCCAGTTCCTTTCTGTCAGGAGCTCCTGTCATCTCAGCACTGTAGTTTTTGATTGCTCTCAGGCTACGGTACCATACGTTCTCCACGGGTTTGTCCATTTCCTCACTACTAACGTCCATCATCACTGCATAGGTAAGaattataaaatgacacaaatatTCAGGGAAAAATATGCACTTCATCCAGCAAACCAAAATTGTTTTAATAGTCGAATATAAACAttgatatttaatttaaaaatctgATGGAAGAGAGGATTTAGGAAAACCTCAAAACGAAACATTTGACTAATTTTTGCATTTAGTAAAACATCTGGAGACATTTAAAGGTATACTGTATATAGAGTGACCtgaaaatatttgaatattaaatattatatttttgtgtaGGACTTACATTGCATAAAATTAGATCATGATCTTTGGAGATACAATTGTCATAAAACctttaatatatacatatattatatacagtaatatATGAAAGTATGTGAGAAATATATGAAAGTAATATATGAAAGTATgtaagaaaaagtatgtgaacccctaggaatgaactggttttctacagtgatttgccataaaatgtgatctgatccagaaaatgtgATCTAAATCATCTGACCTGATTTAATGAAATTTAATTTAGTAacaaatgcacttttaatcacCTGGTGCTTTATTGGGATGGTTATTTGTGCCCTCCATGACTTCTGTCTCCATGTCAGTTTTGTCTATACTGGCACTTTCTATATGCAgaggaataaaaaaatcatcctTATTTTTAGTGACGGTAAAGTACATAAagaacacatttttgctcatttACTATTGCTCACCTTCTGAGTTCCTGATATTTTCCTGTAATGACTGGCTGTCTGAAGGACCACatagaaaataaactttataagCAGATGATGTTTTTAAATAGTAATTCCAACATCAAATCCAGCAGAATTCTTGTTCCTTTATAGATCAGTGGTAAAGCGTTGCGTCAGCAGCgccaaaggtcatgggttcaaacccagggaacacacataatgataaaaaatttaTACCTTGTAATAAAGTGTAAGTTTCTTTTTTAAGCatttgcaaaatgcataaatgtaaatgtaaatgtaatgtaccTGTGAGTTTGGATCTCAGCTGTAACCTCTTGGAGCTTTCaacatctaaaacaaacactacaCTGCATAAATTATGAAATATCATTCAAATAAAATGTGATTGTTTCTCCCTTATTTTAAAATAGCTTTAAAGTGAAATGTATGAGAAACTCTGAATCGTGCTAtgcaaaacaattatttatgtTTACACAACAATAATGAATATGAAATACCTCTGCTGTCCTCTACTGATATTTTTTCAGTTAATCCACTGTCTGCTAAAAAGGACATTTTCAAATGAAcaatatatatgaatatattttcTGTAAAGTAATTATTATTGTATTGTATATGTATCTTTATTCTGATTTTAGTTGACTGATCACCTGAGTTGCTGCTCTCAATGGATCTCTCTTCAGCATTGCCTAAAACCAGTTAGAGCAAGAAATCTTACACTACATacacaaaatatttgaaaattaaGAAAATTACGAAATGCAACattaagaaaatatacaaattgtacaaaataaattgtgaaataaaaaaacaaattaaattacacagcttttattgtttatttacctGTAATTTCAGCCAAGTTTGGTTTAGGGGTTATATTGAAAGACTCTAAATTAATCAAAGACAATTATTAAACATGGCAGCAATGTCTATGATagtataacttttttaatttactctttatatttggttTTAACAAGCAATATCCAAAAGTTCAGAATAAAAAGGTTAACATACCAACAACACtaactaattctgatgctttACATTCTACAGACAAAGAAAAACAGACACAGGACATTATTCTAAATGGCCATATGAgcagtttttattgtttatgcATGACTATAATATTATGGCTTTACTGTCTTATCACTCACCTGCTGTCGTAACTGCAGGATAAAGGATTTTTTCGTTTTCTACAGTCGTTTCTAAAGAAGAAACATTTCATTATGACAAAATGGTAACCCAAATCATAAATGTGTTGCTTTGTATGCACAGGCCTGTTGGTATAGGAGCAATTTACATACCTGTAAGCATGGTTGGCTTAAGGTTATCAGGAGGCAGATTCAGTTCAAATGCATCTGGAGAGAGAACATCCAAAGCTTTGAATAAATTTAGCAtgaattttaaatgatttagcTAATGCAGAGAAGTAAAGAAAATGCTCACCATTCAGGAAGCGTAACAAATCTTCACTACCTTCTGAAATTTTAATATGAAAGCAAATTAAAGACAGACCTACAGTTTTGTCAAAAGAACTGTATGAAGCAGTTATTATTTAAGAGATTTAAATATAACTTTTCAAACTTTAAGAAACACCATAGTTTATGAAAAGCAATCCAGTAGCAATGTACAATAAAGAActattaaatattataaaaatgttctgtataatgtaatgtaaaaattACCTCTAATAGCTGCTGAATTTGCAGCATTTATAAAGACAAGAGCAGTCAGGATAATGGGAATTCTGAGCCAGCAGATGAAACAAGGtaaaaaattacataaacattttcCAAATTTTATTGTAAATTAAAATTGTTGATCCGCACATTATTCAAACACCATTTATTTCGCAAAAGCATTAATAAAACAGCCCTAACTAGGCCTAGtaacagatttttattttacaaagaaAATGCTTTGTAACACATTTCAAGCTTAAAATAACACAAGAGTATACTTACAGCTTCATATTGAGTAGTGAGGTCCTTCTGACGACTTCATGTCTCTTTGGTGGATTTATAGCAGTGAAGATCACTCATCTGAATAGAGGAAGTGAAGTGGACAATAGGGTCACAGATGACATTGTAGAGGGGGACAGCCTGAAAAACCAACCTGTTGTGTTCTTAATGGCAGGTGTGTTTTACAATAATGACGAGACGCACTGCTGAATTTAACCCATTTCCTTCTTCTGAAAGGGATTCAATGAAGGATCTTGTTTGTGCCATTGTAAAGAAACAGGAAACTATTAGACTATGCATATAAGTTACATACTAGATAGTCACAGCAGGTCTTTAAACAAGAAATTAATAGGGCACACAAAAAGTTTCCTAAttcacttttataaaaatgtttgcatttagcagacacatTTTCCAGAGCAACTTGAGTGCATTCAAAGTCTGCATTTTATCAGTTTGTTTTATGAAGATTTGTACCCATTATATTTGCACTTAATGCAAAGCTCTACCacttgagctacaggaacaactATGCAATAACATGGTACATTCTCAGTAAAAGAAGGTATAAAAAATGGTACCTTGTAAAAAAACAGTATGTCCCTCtaagcagtgttgggtaagttaatTAATTACTTGTTACTAATTACAACTCCAATCATGTACTTACTGTACAAATTACAAGATAGGCTTAAAAAGGCttaaataaatcatataaaagtacatacattattctggtcacactttttaaggtctaattctcactattaacaattaattacttttgcctcaatatgcaccttttaggtataAAAGTGTACTACTTTaaaaggtactgtcccagtgacaacttttgtacctttgtgTACCTTTAATTCTGAGGGTGTAAAGTAATATTGGAgggaactttaaaaaaagtgttggtCCGACTCCTTTAAATGACACACAAGCTTTCTAAGCTAAACAACttaatgggtgattctcacgaaatctaGACTTAGAACTAagttagaaggtgtccagcatcagaattttttaaagcccttgaagcccttttttttttgcacatataagatttaggtctgaacttactataaccattatttaaaaaatatttcctatagaattatttacattttagattatcatcattatcaaaaagtatcattaccgcaacatgatattacaataaatatatgcatttacaaactcatgtttcggtaatgagaactaaaaagttgtctagctactatgacaaacaaaatttcaagttttatctggagagaaaaaataaaaactgcttacctggtagccatcatgagtgtcacagtcaattatgtcccttccaacaatgtTAGTTctttgagggcttaaacaatgattgaaatttGTTGCGTAGgatgagaaaaattttcttggacacctttatattccttattattgtcctTATTATATTCCTTATACATTtagcaatgatcaccaaataccacatgtttcttaaatgtttatagtataacatgcactgaagcttttaatttttttgattttttttttattataaatattttcatgtcaaagaacccaaatccagtcatagacacgttgcggtaataaaattttccccttaaatgtggaataaacaacaaaattggtttgtatgatgtcatttgaaatcatgtgcaaaatagtatatgaagagatgtttgtaactgtatgcttctcattttgatactcttactttgcatttactttttttcaagTGTTTCATGATATCTAAAGTCTAACTTCGCAAAATCACCCTAATAGCCCAAGTATAACGTTCATTTTATAGATTAACGTCTCATGtaaccactagatggcagaaaAGGCTCGTAAATGT from Misgurnus anguillicaudatus chromosome 10, ASM2758022v2, whole genome shotgun sequence encodes the following:
- the LOC129448321 gene encoding uncharacterized protein isoform X3 → MKLIPIILTALVFINAANSAAIREGSEDLLRFLNDAFELNLPPDNLKPTMLTETTVENEKILYPAVTTAESFNITPKPNLAEITGNAEERSIESSNSADSGLTEKISVEDSRDVESSKRLQLRSKLTDSQSLQENIRNSEESASIDKTDMETEVMEGTNNHPNKAPVMMDVSSEEMDKPVENVWYRSLRAIKNYSAEMTGAPDRKELDPKIQSLALGRMNLKHQSGQPHETDKHQQHTYKREVDLDSPEVVDTSDNQYPDGASEELDGGRGRGQTIRLISDQSTLLSNNPSMKKANLNSGNSSWGTVDNSTEVAGQNPGCTETSVEHPRSENSSLDPPKVDPKFQKDTVSYQNQLRKLCPSKKVRTSNNPREQLDLDSPERAKSELLDNSIEEHVSLAV
- the LOC129448321 gene encoding uncharacterized protein isoform X2 — protein: MKLIPIILTALVFINAANSAAIREGSEDLLRFLNDAFELNLPPDNLKPTMLTETTVENEKILYPAVTTAECKASELVSVVESFNITPKPNLAEITGNAEERSIESSNSDSGLTEKISVEDSRDVESSKRLQLRSKLTDSQSLQENIRNSEESASIDKTDMETEVMEGTNNHPNKAPVMMDVSSEEMDKPVENVWYRSLRAIKNYSAEMTGAPDRKELDPKIQSLALGRMNLKHQSGQPHETDKHQQHTYKREVDLDSPEVVDTSDNQYPDGASEELDGGRGRGQTIRLISDQSTLLSNNPSMKKANLNSGNSSWGTVDNSTEVAGQNPGCTETSVEHPRSENSSLDPPKVDPKFQKDTVSYQNQLRKLCPSKKVRTSNNPREQLDLDSPERAKSELLDNSIEEHVSLAV
- the LOC129448321 gene encoding uncharacterized protein isoform X1; this encodes MKLIPIILTALVFINAANSAAIREGSEDLLRFLNDAFELNLPPDNLKPTMLTETTVENEKILYPAVTTAECKASELVSVVESFNITPKPNLAEITGNAEERSIESSNSADSGLTEKISVEDSRDVESSKRLQLRSKLTDSQSLQENIRNSEESASIDKTDMETEVMEGTNNHPNKAPVMMDVSSEEMDKPVENVWYRSLRAIKNYSAEMTGAPDRKELDPKIQSLALGRMNLKHQSGQPHETDKHQQHTYKREVDLDSPEVVDTSDNQYPDGASEELDGGRGRGQTIRLISDQSTLLSNNPSMKKANLNSGNSSWGTVDNSTEVAGQNPGCTETSVEHPRSENSSLDPPKVDPKFQKDTVSYQNQLRKLCPSKKVRTSNNPREQLDLDSPERAKSELLDNSIEEHVSLAV
- the LOC129448321 gene encoding uncharacterized protein isoform X4, whose amino-acid sequence is MKLIPIILTALVFINAANSAAIREGSEDLLRFLNDAFELNLPPDNLKPTMLTETTVENEKILYPAVTTAESFNITPKPNLAEITGNAEERSIESSNSDSGLTEKISVEDSRDVESSKRLQLRSKLTDSQSLQENIRNSEESASIDKTDMETEVMEGTNNHPNKAPVMMDVSSEEMDKPVENVWYRSLRAIKNYSAEMTGAPDRKELDPKIQSLALGRMNLKHQSGQPHETDKHQQHTYKREVDLDSPEVVDTSDNQYPDGASEELDGGRGRGQTIRLISDQSTLLSNNPSMKKANLNSGNSSWGTVDNSTEVAGQNPGCTETSVEHPRSENSSLDPPKVDPKFQKDTVSYQNQLRKLCPSKKVRTSNNPREQLDLDSPERAKSELLDNSIEEHVSLAV